TACAATCAAAGGGAGCCTCTCCCTGCCAAAGGACAGCCACTGTGTCTATTTAATTGCCTGTCTGTAAACTGAAACTGTGGGTAAACAGCGCAACGGACTACCAGGAAGTTTTGGAGTACTAAACCATGTCATTTTAAGTAATTCACACTGCTGTTTTTCAACCTTTACTATGACATGCAAGTGGTGTTTTTGACTGGCAATGTTAAtccaaacccagaaaaaaagaggtgtttCATGTCCTAAGGATTTTATTTGGCTTATTTCCTGCTATGCAGCCTGGCAGCACAGAATCACCTTTTCCTCCCACTTAAAGAGGCTCAAACTTGCCCTTAACAAGATGGACACGTATCTGCTATTCCATCAGAAACGAGGGAAAATTATGTTCAAATGACAGTTAGGTTTATACTCTTCAGCACTTCTTCTGAATAAATCTTTCAAGATGTTGTAAATTCTATCCAAGAAACGTCTGTGGGTGGTTCATTTATTAAACAAATTTTGTTGTTCATTAGCCAGTGAAGAAGCACTACTCTGAGCTGCCAAACAAAACTCAAatccacaaaataaaacagtttctcTTTAACCAGCATCTGGAAAATGTATGCCGACACAAAAGGGGCATCTGAGTGAAAATATTGTTTACTGCTAAATTGTTATGCTccctcatttttgttttttagtaAAGCAATGTTGGCAGTCCATTTTTTAAGTCATACAAgtgctttttcattaaattacCTGAAAACCTAGTTTCTGTAGACTACGAGCTAATCGTCTGGCACCAAATTTAGCTTCTTCTTCACtataaagaaggaagaaaagaatctAGCATTAACAGAAATAGAGTGTATATTTGCATGCACACATACCACAATAGCTACTCAGACTACAAAAGGAACAGTTAAATCATGTAATGCATGAACCACGATCACATGGACAGCCTTCATTTTATCGTGCTgtatacatttacattttaactaTCTAGATATTCAAATGGAGTTCTTTATGCCCTGTTTGAAGAATACCTTGGCACTCGGCTCCAGCTGATGTTGGAGACATATTTTGATCATACACGACACTAAATACTCTTTAGAGACAAGTATGATCACGGGTAGTCTGGAGTTAACATCCTGAACAATCATCTTCCATTTTGAGACAGAGATCATATACAGAAAGTATGCAAATTTACTATTGTACCTTAACCTTACTCCACAATGCAGACATATCTTAAAGGAATTCAGCTGTTAAGAGTTTAGCGAGTCTCAGATGTATCTGAACTGAgagtttgcttttgcttctttccaGTCCCTCACCACTGTATAACTTGATTAAATTCAGGTGGGTTTTTGTGAAATAGTAAGAAATATCCCTCAAAAAAGATCATCCCTTCCCAAGGTTCAAGTTCTGGCTAAAAACATAGACTCCTTAAAGAGTTCTCAAAAGAAATATCTAGGATTTTCTTCATCAAGTAGTTTTCCCTGATGCTCTCACAGAAGGCTGAACTGAGGTTGCCTAAGATTTCAACTCAGTCTCAGGCAGACACTTCACATAGAAAACTTCCTCCCAAACACATAGCTTGGCAAGGATCTACGTGTGATACAGTGCGAGTGAATCCTAACAGTGGCAGACTAATGGTCTCTTGCCATCTTCTTCATTTACAACATTATATTTTACAATACACAAGAATTTACAGCTAGAGAAAGAATCTTTGTGATCTCACCTTGTGGCTCCTGTGCAAATAACTTTTCCTGAGGACCAAATTGTGGCCGTAATCCTAGGCTTCCTAAGCTTCATTAAtactttctaaaaagaaaaataaaagtggaaGAATTGGGAATTAGTGGTAGTTCAATTtcatactaaaaaaacccaccaaaaatcaaccaaccaaccaaccccaacTGTTACACTAATAATCCTTTATTTCTGATAGCCTTGAAGTGTTCCTTCATCtctttcagtaattaaaaaaatatcagctcCCGAGGAGAGCAAAATAAGCACGGAATATCTCAGCCAGTGATTCAGTGTTCacaaaacagattaaatgaAGGTATTATCCTCtgaataaaaagctgaaagccATGAGTATTGTGctagtttttttcttattacagtGACTCCCACATTGCCGACTCCTTATCGGGATATATTTTCTTGACGAAACCATCAACGTTATTACCCTGAGGTGTAAGAGGTCTCATCACACACCTTATACCCAATATTCACATCACTAGCTACAGTCTTCTGAGACAATATTTAGCCCTGCCCCTTACTGTACATTTAGTGTATGACAGACTAAATGCCTATcaagacagaaatacagaaacaaaactatgTTCTTCTCTATCCACCATACACAGATATCAGACACAAGAATGTTTAGCTTAAGGAACATTCATAAAAACAGATTACTTGAGGTATGTTGAATGTCTTACCCCAACATCACGCTTGTATATCACATTTGCTCCCTCTAATGCGATCTTCCTCAAGTTTAAATGACATCTTGTTCTAAAAACACACACTACATTTGTGATTAAAATGTCCAATGCAACATCACTGTCTGCATCCATTGGGGTGATTTACAGCTCAGTTTTCCCACCAGCTCACCATGAAGATCACATcctgagaaaggaaaatgatgaaATTTAACATACCCAGTAGAAAATTGCCTATTAATGCCATTGTATACATCTGTCCCTTAAATGAGAGAAGAAGCAGAGGTGACTACACTCTGACTCATTTAAGTTAactgtgtgtggggaggggggagggggtgtctgCATGCTGTATGCTAGAAAGGAGGTTATGCATTTGAAGACATGTTGCCAGacttaacagaaataaaatgtgtatacatatatacatatattaaaaaaatatatttaaaactgtcAGTTACAACTCTTACCAACTATGTTAGAACACAGTAAAGATTACTGAAACTTTTTCCATAGCTCCAGTGGATAATCTTTCCTCAGCTCATTCAAGGATGTCATTAGACACCTCCGGAAAATGCACTTCTCTGACTGCTGAAGTTGATAATTCTGAACAGCCTGACGTTTGTGCTGGAATGGATGAGCCTGCTGAATAACTTTGAACTAACACGGGTTACACAAACTGCAGCCCATAGACAGCCTGCTACCACAGGTTTCCCATCTTCATCCAGCAGTCTTGGCCTATCTCTCCCAATATAATAGCATAATGTGAACAATACAAAATGTCCTGGTGGCAACAACAGCCTGGGCTGAGCCGCAGTGGCCTCTCATCCCCTTCCGCACTGCCCACAGGAACTGCACAGAATGAATGTATTCTACATGGCGAGTAAAAGCGAGTGTTTCTGAGGAAAAGCACGAGTAACTGTGAAGGCACAGAATGGTTGCTCAGTGCGTGCACAGCAAACCTAAGGCAGCCAGGAAGCATCCAGCCTGCCCATGCACACCGAAGGTGACACTCCTAACACACGTCTCAACTGGGGGCGGAGCACCATAAGACAGGGAGTTGGGCTACCGCTCAGCCCAGCCCGAGACCGCCCAACATCCATTCTCTAAGCATACCAAAGCAAGAGAGCGGATATCTCAAATAGATCTCAGGTGAAGTAtttggggaaaggagaggggaaaagagcaAGAACATTGGTATACAGTGAAAAGGACTTATATCAAAATACTGTAGTTCATTAAGGAATTTTTCATTGTAGAAGAATGTGAAAATCTTAGTTTTATTCCAGGAGAAGTAGCTTAAGCAGAGCACAGCCTAAGAGATAAGAGGCAATATTATCTTCATCTATTCATCTAAAATTTTAGTAGTATTTAATCCAAAATGAacacaacagaaagcaaagagcaaaataaaagaaaaatagtcagATATATGAAATACTCTACATGGTCACTGCCATGGAAGAAGCAGGCGACCGTGCCTCAAGAACAACATCTATAACAGACTGTAATGCATTTCTATCACTGTAAATGTTTGGCCTTACGTTCTATATCAGAAATTTTCAAGATACAAAATTAACATTATTATCATCAGTATTTTCATCTGACTATGACTTCCTAAACATCACGCCATAGTCTCTACTCAAGAACTCACTCAAGGTACATCTTTGACTACAACTCACTGACAATATAGAAGTAATAAGCTACAAAGCAGAGGTGCATAATGTATTGGGTCAACTGCTGTGGTGGTTGCTGCTTCTACCATGCAACTTGTTCCcagctgaaagaaatattctgtaatTGCTGGCTTGTCCAATATAAGAAAAGGCAAGATGGGTGATAACAGAAAGGAGATgaagaaacagcaagagaaaaccagaaaaaccaaAGGCTATGTGTGTGGGGGAAAGCAGGCAAAGAAGAAGAGAACAAACAGTAACTAATTAGTATTcccagatccttttttttttttttttttttaaaccaaaaattatATGAATCCTCAAAGTTAGAAATGACTTATCCCATCTGGTTTTGATGGACTACTACAGATTGGGTTAGCAATTTATGGCACCGGATCCAAAGATAGCACATGTGCAGATTTTGAACGGCATGCAGGCAGGGCCAGCACAGAGCAAGGAGCTGGAACCCGTGGCATCTTCAGAGAGGCATTTGTTTTCCACCCTGGCTCCAACTCCTGGCTCTTGGTGAGTCTACTTACTGGAAGCCAGGAATGACTGCCGTATAAGAAAACAAGATACCTCCAATCAGCGTGTCTCCCAATTATCAGCAAGTTTCTACTGGCATCCTCAATCTCTACATTCTGAAAGAATAACACCGTTATGCATAACACCCTTGAAAGGTTGCTAACCTCTCAGCAAACCATAATACTGTACAATAATGTCCCCATAAAACTCTGATGGCTTGTCTTAAACAGAtctggggagaagagagacaCATGCTCATTCAGGACAAAGGAAGAAGTGTTtgaaagaggggaaaattacaatttgaaaggaaaagatctATCATTGAAGTGGGatctacaggaaaaaagaacattaatATGCCGTGGAGCTGTCAGTAAGGATGTTTTCAGCAGTTATGGTGTATCCTGGTTAGAAGCATAATCTACTTGCATAGATTTTAATGggagaaaaaataacaacattacAGTAATGTGCCCCCACTTTCAGTAGCCATGTCCTGAAAGTTCAAGAAAACAGATATTTAGGGAGGagctttttaatttgaaatttaatttgagCTGCAGCTAATATTCTAGACTATGTTTTCTGACATTCAGTTAAAAAGGGACATAATTTGTTATAAAAGCAGTATCTGAATCCAGtgtaaaaatactgaaaactgcCTTTATTCTATTGTTAAATTTTTCACTCAAATATTGAgcatttcaaatattaattACCAAGTTTTTTTCTCAATTTGTATTGAGAAAACTCTTTTATTCACTGCTGCTAAATACTGCCCCTGTTCTTTGAGACCCTGAATCTAAGTGTCAACAATTTTGAATACACCCATTCCCATTTAATGTACAAATACAATGTTAACCTCTTCTAAGGCATGGTTTAGAAATACTGGGTAAGCCAAAAAGTTTCTAGACTTGGATACTTCTGTGCAAGCAGTGAGCGAGCATAACCTATTACAACCTCTGCCTTAAGCGTTCCCCTTAATGTCTCACACTGTACtgacaacaaataaaaaaatctagagAAAAGATGTCTTGCTACCTTTCTTTGGGATGTCTCAAAGAAATCTGAATTCATAGGAACCATGTGAACAGAAGCAAGCTAAATgttctaaaaaaataatacatgcGCTacatagaaaaaagaaatctgaagaacATGTTTATAAAAAAGGTGTAacaatgttctttttaaaaaataataataaaaaagacagaTTATGTTCTTATTATACATATCTCCAGTAGCATGACTAGTTGGAACACGGGAGTCCTAAACAACATCCTCTTTCCCAGTTTTCTCGTCTTGTGCGCTATTGACACACGCTACTGTATCCCTGCTGCGTAGCCCTGACCCATTATGTTATTTCCCAAAACCtgaatttctgcatttctgtctcCTATCTGCAAAACGGGGAGAATAATGCTCCCATGCTTCTACAACGACATTTTGAGATCAAGCAACAGCCTTACATATAAGCCTGTTACTATTCCATATTTATGCAGTTATGCTTGCAGAACAGAGGGACTGAGTAGAAACCAAACACCTAGCTCTTTCCAGTTCTGGATCTGCAAATGCCTAAGTCGATTTTATTGAGCTCAGCTTAGGTGGTGTTGATCAGTTTTGCCCAAAGGTTCTCTCATTTGAACCTTAGAATTTTGGCAGCTTAAATCTCATTTCTAAAATTATGTTTTGCCAGTTAATGCTAATTGAATAATAGgctaaaattgaaaataaatcatttacTTGTCTATAtgtgcagcatttcttttaaattgtgtACTTCATTCAGCTTTCTCCAGTGTGAGAAACTAGCCAACTTTGATTTCATGTTCTCTTGCACCAGCGTAACACAATCTACCCCgacagacaaaaaaagcttaaatatGTCTCTGTACAAATTTGCATTATTCTATTTTATCaaggaaatttttaaagtttgttctttcttttcaatgTAGATTTCAGGGATAGCTCTGAAATATTAccctaagaagaaaaaaaagaggaaggggaaaaaaaaaaggtaaacagGTAAAGCATGATAatgaacataaaaataaaaacaaaaacaaaagctaaCTCAAGGACATTTGACACTGTAAAGTTTCTACACTGAAACTACAGAAACTTCCCAGAATAAGAAATACTTTGGAGGAAGGAATGAGCACCCAAGTTCTTAAACAAAGCATTACCCATACATCCCCAGTTAGGACCACGGCCATACTATTTTAGGTACTATATAAAcacacatgaaaacaaacaccCCGCACTGAAATCTTAACAAGCTAAAAAAAGCCAGCGCGCTCTGTCTTCAAAAAgttccaaaccaaaccaacaacacCACCATCAtcaaagagagaggaaaggcaCTTGGGATGGGGTATATAaacaaagtattattttaagCTTATGGCTACCTTCGATTCAAGAAACTCAGGGCTATCAAAGTAGATGGGGGGTATCTAACAACGGTTATGTTACTGTCAGAACAGTTTAACAAACACCTTTTTCACCAGCAGCACAAGTATAAGCAACTTCTACTGGTTATTTTTAACCTTGCTCTAAAGCAGTTCACCAACTGACTGACCCCccaacagcccagctgaaggGATAGCTGTCACTACCGCGCCAGCAGGCATTCATCAACCTATGGCTTGAAAACCATTTTTGAAGACGTTAACATGAACTTCCACGCTGTTTCCATATGAGAACAGAGAATGTACAAAATAAAGCCCATCAGGAACAGGGAGAGAGTCGATCACATCCTCCCACTGAaggtgcattttttaaaatttgtgttcAGCCCGTCAGGAAAGAGGTCCATATGAAAGGCTAGAGGTAAACAGACCTCTGAAATCTGCTTGAATTCTTAGATACAATACAGTCCCGGTGGTAGGTGGATGACTCCCCAGAAGTGAGAGCAAGATAGCTACTACTGTCTGTACAGAAAATCTTCTGATCCAAACAACTTCCTTAGTTGTTTTCTTCGTCTTGGTCACAGAGACAGCAAAgtgtacttttattttctgttgtctcCAGGGGCAAGTTAAATTGTCCCTAAAGCGAAAGGCCATCCTGAAGCTAGTATTTCACCTTTCGAGATTTGCAGAGTCATGACTATTTCCTACAACACTGAAACAAATATATCATAGAGAAGGAGAA
This genomic interval from Pelecanus crispus isolate bPelCri1 chromosome 3, bPelCri1.pri, whole genome shotgun sequence contains the following:
- the TBPL1 gene encoding TATA box-binding protein-like 1 isoform X2, translating into MDADSDVALDILITNVVCVFRTRCHLNLRKIALEGANVIYKRDVGKVLMKLRKPRITATIWSSGKVICTGATSEEEAKFGARRLARSLQKLGFQVIFTDFKVVNVLAVCNMPFEIRLPEFTKNNRPHASYEPELHPAVCYRIKTLRATLQIFSTGSITVTDHVR
- the TBPL1 gene encoding TATA box-binding protein-like 1 isoform X1, whose protein sequence is MDADSDVALDILITNVVCVFRTRCHLNLRKIALEGANVIYKRDVGKVLMKLRKPRITATIWSSGKVICTGATSEEEAKFGARRLARSLQKLGFQVIFTDFKVVNVLAVCNMPFEIRLPEFTKNNRPHASYEPELHPAVCYRIKTLRATLQIFSTGSITVTGPNVKAVASAVEQIYPFVFESRK